The DNA region CAGCCGCAGGGCGTTCTTGCGGCCGGCCGCCATCCGGGTCGCCTCGAACGAGGCCAGCGCGCCGGAGGCCAGCCGCCCGGTGAACAGGGCCGCGTCGTCGACGGTGACCACCCCCCGTGCGGCACCGTCGGCGATGCCCGTGAGCCCGGCCGCGGAACCGGCGAGCACGGGCCGTTCCCGTACGAACGTCTCGCTCAGCGCCGACACACCGACCAGCAGCTCGCCGGCGAGGTACTGGGCGAGGTCGACGATGTGCGCCCCGAGGTCTCCCAGCGCACCCGAGCCGGCGTGCTCGCGCTCCAGCCGCCAGGTGAGGGGTGACTCGGGGTCGACCAGCCAGTCCTGGAGGTAGGTGGCCCGTACGTGCCGCAGGCGGCCCAGCCGGCCCTCCGCGATCAGGGAGCGGGCGTACGTGATGGCGGGCACCTTGCGGTAGTTGAAGCCGACGAGCGCCACCTGACCGCGGGCCGCGGCCCGCTCGGCGGCCTCGGCCATGGCCTCCGCCTCGGCGACCGTGTTGGCGAGCGGCTTCTCGCACAGCACGTGCTTGCCCGCCTCCAGCGCGGCGATGGCGATCTCCGCGTGGCTGTCGCCGGGTGTGCAGATGTCGACCAGCTGCACGTCGTCCCGGAGGATCAGGGCGCGCCAGTCGGTCTCAGCCGCCGCCCAGCCGTGGCGGGCCGCGGCGGCCTCGACGGCCGTACGGTCGCGTCCGCAGATCGCGGCGAGAGCGGGCCTCACCGGCAGGTCGAAGACGTGTCCCGCGGTCCGCCACCCCTGCGAGTGGGCGGCCCCCATGAACGCGTATCCGACCATGCCGACCCCGAGTGTCGTCGTCGGTCGCTCAACCGGCGGCGGTGCCTCGGTCTCCTGCTCCGTCTCTTCCCTACGGGCCATGCGGGCTTCCTCCTCGTCGGTGGTTCGGTGGCGGCAGCACGGTGCGGGATCAGCTGAAGCCCGTCGGCAGGTACTGGTCGACGTTGTCCTTGGTGACGACGGCCGAGTACAGGGTCAGCGAGCTCGGGATCTCCATCTCGGAGAGGCCTGCGATGCCCTTGCTCTGGCCGAGGGCG from Streptomyces sp. B1I3 includes:
- a CDS encoding Gfo/Idh/MocA family protein, encoding MARREETEQETEAPPPVERPTTTLGVGMVGYAFMGAAHSQGWRTAGHVFDLPVRPALAAICGRDRTAVEAAAARHGWAAAETDWRALILRDDVQLVDICTPGDSHAEIAIAALEAGKHVLCEKPLANTVAEAEAMAEAAERAAARGQVALVGFNYRKVPAITYARSLIAEGRLGRLRHVRATYLQDWLVDPESPLTWRLEREHAGSGALGDLGAHIVDLAQYLAGELLVGVSALSETFVRERPVLAGSAAGLTGIADGAARGVVTVDDAALFTGRLASGALASFEATRMAAGRKNALRLEINGELGSIAFDLERLNELSFHDHTEPATSAGFRRILVTEPEHPYLEAWWPPGHGLGYEHTFVHQARDVVCTIAEGAAPVPSFADGLQVQRVLAAVEESAAKNSVLTPVPF